The following proteins come from a genomic window of Takifugu rubripes chromosome 11, fTakRub1.2, whole genome shotgun sequence:
- the ttc36 gene encoding tetratricopeptide repeat protein 36, with product MASAHDRAVLQAIFNPTTPFGDSGPNRTEALDDDDRGFDTGLLEQVKALELQGVSAAEAGDLQGALQLFGQAIELLPRRASAYNNRAQALRLRGDTAGALEDLEKAIALSGGTGRTACQSLVQRGLLHRLMHQDAEARADFEKAAALGSEFARQQAVILNPYAALCNKMLSEVINKLRNPDQVI from the exons ATGGCCTCAGCACATGACAGAGCTGTTCTCCAGGCTATTTTCAACCCCACCACCCCCTTTGGAGACTCTGGCCCGAATCGAACGGAGGCATTAGACGATGACG ACAGGGGCTTTGACACGGGGTTGCTGGAGCAAGTGAAAGCGCTGGAGTTGCAGGGCGTCTCTGCAGCAGAGGCCGGGGATTTGCAAGGTGCACTTCAATTGTTCGGCCAGGCAATTGAGCTCCTGCCTCGGCGAGCCTCAGCTTATAACAACCGAGCACAGGCCCTGCGGCTGCGAGGGGACACAGCGG gGGCCCTGGAAGACCTGGAAAAAGCAATCGCTCTGAGCGGTGGGACTGGGAGGACGGCTTGCCAGAGCTTGGTGCAGAGGGGTCTTTTGCACAGATTAATGCACCAGGACGCCGAGGCCAGAGCAGACTTTGAGAAGGCGGCAGCGCTTGGGAGTGAGTTTGCGCGACAACAGGCTGTGATTCTCAATCCGTATGCAGCCCTCTGCAACAAAATGCTGTCAGAGGTCATCAACAAGTTACGTAATCCAGACCAAGTCATTTAA